Genomic segment of Coffea arabica cultivar ET-39 chromosome 1e, Coffea Arabica ET-39 HiFi, whole genome shotgun sequence:
TAAGCAAATATAGGTCATCGACAACGAGAATGAAATTTTACCTACATAATATGTGATATGGAATCTAGTTGGTTTTGAAGCTTATCAGGTCCGTTTGCATCAAGCTAGGGTCATCACGTTGTGTCTTGGCCGAATGGTCTAGTTTATTAgctatttgtcatttgtttcCATTGTTCATGTCCTTTCGTTAATTTCAGTTTTGAGTTTAATTGTTTAACTCACTTAGTTTAGTTAAATAAAAGGCTTAGTGATGTTGACCAAAGATAATAGCCGAATTAGAGTTAATTCTTAGGGTTGAGAGTTTAGTTTTGCGTCTTCTAGTTGGATTAGGAGTTGGTCGTGTAAAAGGCTATAAAAGGCCATAGTTTCTAACATTTTTAGTAGAGaatcagattttgagaaaattttccagaattcttTCGTGAGAGAAAGAGCTCTTTTGGGCTTGTGAAAGCCGTCTTGAACATTTTAGAGTAGGCCTAAGGTGTTTCGTTGACTTATCAGTCGAGTATTCACCTTGATTGTGGTATCGTTCTACCCATTCTAATCAATCTCGAACTGTCCTTGATTGATTACGAATTCCATTCCCAAATATTGATCGTTAACTTAGATCCAAGGCTTGTGGTTCATGTTCTTAATTCATCTTGGCGTATCGAGAATTATTTCAGTTGGTATCAAAGCCAGGTTGGAGGTATCAACGTTACatcccttttgttttgtttagttCTAGGGTTTCGTTTGTTTATCTTCTTGTCCGAATTTGTGCAGTCCAATTCGTGACTTATTTGTGTTGTTCCTTCGTTTATCTTGTCTTGTattggtcaaaaaaaaaaattactgtccGTACCTCTTGTGATAGAAACGCTATGGTTTCTTGAGTTTTCCATAGCTGTTCACGTGTCTCTATTGCTGTCCATTTCTTGTTGCAATGTTTAGGTCGAGTTTGTCTTGTTTTTGTGTCTTGTTGTCGTGTGTCTTGAAGTCTTGCATCACTTAGAGTCAagaaaacaccaaaaaaaaaagatttcggTTCCTTGAGTTATTAAGCAATCCGTGGTTGTTTCTTGTCACCAAGTGCAATCCGTGGCTGATTTCCTTGATTTCTTGAAAAGCATTTATAGTTATTGAAATTTCTGGACAAagtcttgaatttcttgaagtttcTTGATCAATTTCTTCGAAAttttgaagttcttggattgaAAAGTAGGggtttcttgaaaatcttgaaccAAAGTTTCCAAACCTTGAGATTCTTGAAAACCTAGTTCATCAtcttgaacctggaaatttacggctgttcttgttcttgtttcttgagttgatccgtgaataaaaaaaaagaaggggaaGAAAAAGAATCTAGTCTTGttctatgaaaaaaaaatacaaaaggaGGACAAGACATACAGATCACAATCTTTTTGAATGTTCCGGATCATAATCTTGAATTCGGTAACAAGAAGACAATTGTGAATTGGAAACCAAAGTTGACTCGAATCTTTGTTTCCAAAAGCTGGACAACGAAACCTAGTTCAATTAGGCTTACAATATCCAGCTGCAAAACCGGAAAATACACCTGGGAAATATACCAAACAAACACCTTATCTCTGAAAGATAAAGCCCATAACCATTCGCAGCAACTTCcaaatttccagccatcacACCTAGttgggtagagttttctaggctCCAAAAAAATTCTGCTGCATTGTGTCCTCTTATTCCAAATTTTAAGTTGATTGTCCAGCCACAAATAATTCATCCTTGAGTCTTATTTCCAGTTTATAGTCGATTCTTGATAGTCCATATAACTCCAAATCAGTCTTGGACTATAAAAGttactagtttcctaattctaGTTTCTTTGTCCAAGTCCAACACCTTCCAGAAATCTTTGAGTCAATGTTGTCCAAGTCCAAACAGGTTTTGTAGAGTAATTTTCCAGCAATATTTTAAGTGTCCAGTGCATCAAAATTCTGGTACATAATCCGTATCCTTGTTACCAAAAAAATCTGTCCAGATCTTAAACTCATTGCATAGGGTTTGTCGAGTTCAATTAGAGTGCACCTTTACCAAGCAAATCTGCAAATTTCCAGCACCTTTTATTCGTGTTCCAACTCTTGTTTTGCTTGAAAAATCCTGACCGAGCTATAAGCAAGTGAATACTACTTGATAAGTAGAATTCATCTTAAGGATAGCTCTAAGTTATTCAAGGCCAACAAGTAACATCCATTAGAGCTTGATTGTGAGCTCACTGGAGTGATTGAGCGCAAATACGAGCCTTGAAGgtaaacactaagggagtgtgTGAGGAAAAACACACTTGTTTCTTGCTTACTCTTTTTGTAGGTTACCTTAACATGTCAAACGGAGAGGAATCATGTATTGCTGACTCTAAGCTTACCATAGAGGCTATGATGAGTGCATTCCAATATAAGATGAGATTGGAATTTGACTCATTGCATGAACGGATGGATCATcttgaaaatttccaaaatcgaAGTGGAACAAGCCAAGGAAGGAGTAATAGAGCAGAAAATGGAGCTTCTAATGATGAATATGAGGAGGATGAAGGTCATTTAAGGGCTGTCCGAAACAACAATAAGAGAAGTGATGACCAAATAAAGGGTATCAAGCTAAAAATTCCATCTATCCGAGAAAAATCCAACCCCAAGGCTTATTTGGAATAGGAGAGGAAGATTGAGATGATATTTGAATGCAATAGCTACACAGACAAGCAGAAAGTAAAACTTGCAGCTGTGGAGTTCATTGACTATGCATCAGTATGGTGGAATCAACTACGCCTTAGTCGTAGAAGGAATTGTGAGCGGGCTTTGGAGAATTGGGAGGAGTTGCAAGGATTGATGCGGAAGAGATTTGTGCCTAACTATTATCATCGAGACTTGCATAATAGATTACAAACTCTTACTCAAGGCAATATGTCCGTGGAAgattattacaaggagatgAAGATGGCGATGATGAGGGCTGACATTCAAGAAGATTTAGAATCCACAATGTCCagctttttaaatggtttgaGGCCTGAAATTGTCAAGATAGTTGAGCTCCAACACTATCTAAATATGATTGAGTTGTTGGACAAGGCGTTGAAGGTGGAAATgcgcctcaagaggaggggtaacaCTCGCCTTAATTCTAACTCTCAAGCTAGGAGTTGGCATGATCCTCCTTCAAGATGTGAGGACAAGTATGTGGAACCTTCTCAACCACCAAAATCAAGGCCAATGGAAACTAAACCACCAACTAAAACTGAGGTGGAGGTTGGTACACGCACTTCAAAACTATAGAGTAGGGATGCTAAATGCTTCAAGTGTCAAGGTTTTGGACACATAGCATCTCAATGTCCCAACCAAAGGACCATGCTCATCCTACCTGATAGAGAAGTTGTGTCGGATAATAAGGACGATTGTGAAGGTATACTGCCTTTAGTGGAGGAAAGTGACAACTTGGAGGAAGAATTGCCTTCTGAAGGGAACGTGGGAGTCTTGgttgtaagaaaaatgcatgctGCCCAAGCTTTAAAGGATAAAGATGTACAACGGGACAAATTATTCTACACTCACTACCACATCAAGGACAAGTTGTGTAGTCTAATAATTGATGGTgatagttgcaccaatgtagcgaGCTTGtacatggttgagaaattggtTCTTTCAACCACCAAACACCCTAAGCCATGTCGACTCCAATGGTTAAATAATGATGGTGGTGAACAAGTTTATTGGCAAGTGAAGGTACCATTCCGCATTGGTAAGTATGAAGATGAAATGGTATGTGACGTAGTAccaatgcaagcaagtcacTTGATCTTATGTCTTCCTTGGCAATACAACAAAGTTGTCCACTTTGACGGTCGCTTGAATAAATATTCCTTCATGCATTATAATAGAAAAGTTACCCTTGTTCCCCTTACCCCTAGACAAGTTCAAGAGGATCAAGTGAGATTACATGAGGAATATGAGTCAGAGTGTGAGttgaggaaaaaggaaaagagtgaGACCGATAGTGATGATGAGAGAAAGGCATTAGTTAgtttgtgtgacgaccccatctctttctagggcgtaccctaaaaGTTAGCGGGTCGTCTGTCTAACTCTTGACAGGACTCACCAATTTCACAtcaacttcagagataacagttgGATAACTCCCACTAATTTTTACATTAACTTTAGAGATACCATTTtcataaaacaaaaaaaccaaCCATTCAAGTCCTTTTTACATTACCTAGTTGAATACAAAAACTTCAACCATAATATGATACTAAAGGGATGCACAAACACAAAAGTCTTCACGCTAACTTTCTAAGATAGCTCGTTCAATCCCCGACCAccaactcctgtaaggaaaacaaaactaaagggttGAGCTGGAGCTCAGTGAGGTTTGCCGAGCAAGTAACATTTAACAAATACTTAAATCagtacaattaagcaagtagtgCACATTTCACTGTACAATCACTTTTAAAAGGATACAAACTCCTCTTGGGAGTCGTTTCAATATCATTGTACATTCACTTCAGTGCCATGAGACACTCATTTCAATGTCATTGTACACCCCGTCAATTCACCTCCTTATGTCCTCCAAGACAATAAACAATCCCCTACAGTCAATGATCAGTTCAATAATCTACcaacttcaaggtaatactcgagtatactgaaaCATTTACCCAGAGCTTCCGTCCTATCCGACCAAGCCCTTttgccggctcgaatagtccgttgaacagagggttttgggcccagttcagccgatGCGATAAAGCACACATACAGCTAACATTCATGCACACATACAATAACATTTGACCAATTTTCAACCCTCAAACTCATCTaagacgagtgcgataaagtacacccccgaCTTAGAAAGCGAGGGACAATTGATTTACACATCACAAGGAATCGCTAGCAATATTCGTAATAAGTacatttatcacataatttcatttaagaaaCATAAACAGTTAAGCACATAGTTCGGCAACACtcaccaaatattcaaataactaCTCTTGGGCGTCGAGGTGGTTTCTTGGCTCATAGCTACTTCCTAAAGCAAGTTAATAAATTCAAGGTAAATACATAATTTGTAGATGTTTACTTATTATTTATTACCCAATTATTTAacctattaaaatcaagtttgaccttaaaatacaacatataatatatattcaCTATTCATTCTACCTTTTATTTCGAAACTCATTGACTTTATCATTTTAACCAAGAAATATACATATACTTTAAggttataatttataaatatttaaattaggATTAAACTATTTTTCACTTAAGATTTTAAGGTTCAAGCTTAGGTACACTCCATTGGTTCCCGTTTAACTAGCTAGATTCTAAGCCGTTTGTAGTTTAAATTTTATTCTACTATACCAGCCTCTCAAGTTATTTAGTTTTCAAAATGCTTGTGAAGACAAGATTAAGTAATTAGAAGCCATTTTATATATATAGCTATAACAAGTTACCTTATATTCTCTATAAATATCATAGAAGCTTATTTCATCATCACCTCGGCCAACTACAAAAATTCAAGCAATATTACCTCCAATTTTCCGTAAAAACTCCATCTTTCACTTGCTTAAAGCACTAAATACGTAACATACATTTGGTCCAGCTTAAACCAGTGCAAATAACACCTAATTTCAGCAGATTGTTCAACCAAAAGCCCCGCACAAAACCTGTCATCAGCTATGGCATTAATCATTAACTCTTCCAGCAATATAGCAGTTTGGTTTAAAGCTTTTTCCTCCCTAATTTCTTCAGTTTAACCCCGACTCATTGTGATAAATACAACCATTAAACTACAGAGTAGCCTTAAATCTTAGATATGACAATTCTCAGAGTTGGAGTTTGAAAGGAAAACTGATCAGGAACTTATTCTCCTTCTCGGCCATCTTAGCAGATTTCATTAGCTTTCTTCGCCAAATTCAGCTAGAATTTCCAAGGTTTTTATTAGCTTCAAATGCAAATATCTGTTAAAACAAGAGATTAAACATATCTCATGCATTTGTTGGTAAGTGTCTCCAAAATATCAAGCAACAGTTGCATAATCTGTCCTCATTCCCTCGACACAACATTTTCCAGCAGGTAAGTAGTTACTAATCAAGCTTTCCTTTAGCATAACTTACCAGTATCTAAAATTCATCATGCATGTTGGGATTAATGTGTTAGAAAGTGTTTGGGCCACAAGATGATATTCTGCAATCAAATTCTATAGATAAAGCTGGGAAATTTCCATCTTCCTCCTTCGGTCAGCTTAGCAGAACATCCTATTACTTCTTGCGCAAACTCCCTCTCAAGTTACCAACTCTGCTTTAAATCCTCAGATAGAGTAAGAGTGTGAACTTATAGCCTGTATTTTTAGAAGAAAATTGTTCCATACTTTCAATTAATAAGCTGCACAACCAGTTCCTTTCTCTCGGATGGAGCTGAAAGAATTCCAGcaggtttctttctttgttttcaactCAAGGTTTCAACTTTCACAGGTTTCCATAGCTAAACTTTATTTAATGCCAGAAAtaaacattttcatgcatttcctataattttcttccatttttccattgATAACCAGCTCCAATTCATTTAGCCATCTCTCGGTTCCAATAGATACAGTCCAGTTCCACTTTTActccttcatcagatttctcCTAGGTGAAAACTTATTATTCCATGCCAAAACCTAACATGCAGTCCATATATTCAGTTATATTCAAGAAATAAAATGGGGGTTACAAGATTCTTACCTTTTTCTGTTAAGTTTTAATAGTTGCAGATTGCTCCTGCTCCAAGCTTCGGTTCCTCTAACTTTTGCACCAGctctccccttttttttcctcACTGATGCAGTTGATACGTGAAGTTGCAAGCTGGTTTCTCCTCTTATCACTCACTTAGCTCTCAGTTTAGGATGGTTAAGAAATGACAGAAGAAGATGCTGTTTGGTTCTCATTTTCTCCTCTCGGTGGCTGACTTCTCAAAGCTTCTTCACTGGGTGGTGATTATTCCAAAGTTTCTCCACTCAGTTCTTACTTCTAAAGCTCTGATAACCTGCTAGTCGCATGGTAGTTTAACTAGGATGAAGGGTTAGTTAGGTCATTTGATATCAACTTATTTGCTTGCTAAGGGGCTGTGGTTTCATTAATTCATACATTAACTCTTAACTTTATTTGTATTTCCTTGATCTAGTAATTTTCACACATTTGGTTTTAAAGAAAATTAACTAGATATGTAACTTATTCGACtataatattttcaaatgacaCAAATTGCAATATGCATatcatatgtttatttgatccataaaataaaattttttctacactattctaggatatttctaaatcctcaatttactagaaattaaattttagacatttaatttaaccaattatttattatataatatttctaGTAACAAAATGAAGGTAATACTTGCAATGCTTACACAAAATTTTCTCGAGTTCTCATAGTTCGGCCAAAAGGGTGTATGAAGATAGGAAACATAACTTGTTAGTAAGAGTTGAGCTTGATAAGAGGTTCCTTCTTGTAACTTTACTGACTTGTTTGCTACTAGTTTTCTCTCCTTTTGGCAGGTTAAGCAAACGTACGTGGATCTGTAAGATTGTTGTCCGAATTCAACTTCCCTTGCCGCCATTCTTTATTATGAAGATGGGGATGAAGCAATTCCAGAAATTTCTATCTTATTGCCTTCgtttctttcttcatattgtgTTCATGCTTCTTAAGTACATTTAACTCATTTTTGTAGACAatagggcttttttttttttttttttttgttgatgttcttttttttttttttttttttttaacatgaaacttcttttttatttaggtaaaagaaaacaaactatTACACAAGCCTAATTTTTCGAATTGAAGGCATTCCTAGCTTATCCAGACGAATTGCTCCACGAGCCATAGGTGGAAATGTATTAAATGTCTCATATATCTTGAGTTGCTGCTGTGGATGAGATACGCCCTCGTTGGACAACACATCAGCCACTGTGTTTGCTTCCCTGTAGCAATGGGAAAATCGATCTGGATCATCCATGATCTGCCAAATCTGCCTAATAACCCGTCTAATGTGCCAAGGACAATGAATGCGATGCTGGAGAATTCCAATTAATATCAACGAATCAGATTGCACATAGAGATTCAAATAACCGCTATGTGCACTGATTTGGAGACCAATAAGGAGGGCACGAGCTTCTGCGTGGAGACATGTTGTTTCCCCAAAATATGCCGAGAAACCAATCAAAGGTAGGCCATTTGAATCCCGAAGAACTCCACCGCCTCCACCCACTCCTGGATTACCTTTAGAACATCCATCCGTATTAAGTGTGAGGCGACCAGATTCCTTCGTTTCCCATCGTACAAGTTTATATGTAAACCTAACCTCCGATGAATTAGGCCAGTCAtacaaatgataaaatgatgGTACTCGGAGaggttttttgaaaaaaattcccACCATGGATTGGATTTCGGAAAAAATGGCATGACAAATGGCAATCAATCTCATCTGGACATCGTCAaacattgctttatttcttgccTTCCAAATATGCCAACACACAACACTGGGAAGAACCCGTCCAATGAACCGACGTATCTCAGAATCGTATGAATTCAACCACCAACCCACTATGCGGAGTCTCAAAGATGACCCTGATAAATCAAATCCACATGCAGctccaaaataattccaaattgtTGATGCTATATTGCCATTTGAAAATAAATGTTCGATTGATTCCTCAGATGCCAATGGACAGCAAAAACACTTTGATGGAAGATGAAAACCAATGTTACGTAACCTGTCGGGTATTGGCAGTCTCCCCAGCAACAGTCTTAACATGAAGAAAGAAACTTTCAAAGGAAGACAAGGATGCCAAATTCTATCAAACACCATTGACGTGTTACGGGCTTGCCTAATATCCCGAAAAGCTGAAGCAAGAGAGAAATTTCCAGAAGAAGTAGGCATCCATATGACTTCCGCTTCACCCCCTTCTTCGGGGACCGGGTGGTTTAAAATGGAGGTCACCATTTGACTTGGAAGTGACTGACATAACCGACTCGTATCCCAATGTCCATTACTGATAAAGTTACTAAAAGATAAGTTTGGGATAACCGTGGCTTGGAGGAATAATGCACCATTACCCAACCAATTGTCGTACCAAAAATGACAAGCTCCATTTTTGACCACCCATAGCATAGAAAGTTCCACTTGTCGACTCACATTCACCATCCTTTTCCAGAGTGCCGAGTCTGTTGTTTTGATTTCTACCTGGCAGGGATGTTGTTGTCTACAGTACTTTGCTTTCATAAATTGAGCCCATAACGATATCCCCTTTCTGAAATTCCACCAAAGCTTGAATGAAAATGCTCTGTAGACGTCCTGAAGTCTTCTAAAGCCAACTCCTCCCTCGTCTACTGGATAACACATCAGAGACCACCGTATCCAGTGATACTTGGACATCTCGGGTGATGACCTCCAAAGGAAGGTCGACAAAGTATTTTCTATAGTTCTAAATACTTTAGCTGGGATAATCGATGCTGAGAGCAGATGCAATGGCATCGATGCTAAAACATGTTTGATTAGAACTATCTTACCTCCAAATGAAAGCAACCTTGATTTCCATGTCATAATCCTCCCTAGGATAGACTGACATACTTCCCCAAAATAAGATGATTTACACCTTCCGAAATAGAGAGGAAAGCCTAAATAACGTATCGGAAATGAATGCCAGGTAAAACTGGTGATACGTTCAATCACCCTTCTTCTAGCTAGTGACAAGGATGGATGAACCAAGTAACAACTTTTTTGCACATTTATCAACTGCCCCGAACACCTTTGATACATCTGTAGTACCTGCATGATGGCCTTTAAAGAATGTGAAGATCCAATAGCATAATGTCATGCCTTGGGTCCCctagggtcttcccctagggttgcctatatcaaCTAGTTTGATCATTTCAACTTTTATTTAACTATCTACGATTCCTTGATTACTATTTTGTATTTAGGCATATGTAGTAGAGTAAGTGCAAATTATTCTCTATATGTGTAATATTCATGCCAAAATACTAATCTTGATCCATAATTGTCTTGTATTGATATTTTTATATGGCAAATAAGGCTAGTAATTGGTTGTTCCCTTTTATGAACCCTTAGAAAGAATTGTGGTGTTGATTAGGTGATTGCATGTGTCACGGGTTGTCATCATCTTAAACTGGTTCTTAGTTTTAAATGCTATTGTTAGATTAATTTGGGATTGCATCATATCTAGATAGTCTGATAATAAGAATATAGTTAGAGTTTGTCATTCTAATTATTGAATTTAGAGAATTTGCAAGTTACTACTGGCATCTAGGATAACTTAGCCCTAGTGGTTAATTAAAAACTGGACCTTTAGAAGTTAATGATCGATCAAAGTGAAACCCTTCGTGTTCTTGGCTTGGCTTTCATTATTTGATTAAACTATTCACTTTTGACATTGCTTTCTTAATTTTGTTAGTGAATTCCTCTTAATTAATTCTAGTTAATTTCATTGACTTgacattgaaaaataaaatttgcaaTTGCTCCCTGTAGTTTCAACCTGGACTCCCACTGCTACAAGTTTTGGCTTTCTagtaattaatttttaataCTCGTggcaaatgatcaaaattttggcACCATTATCGAGAAATGgtgttatttcttttttttctttgtaatttttgttattgattaatgttttatatatatactttGATTCTTAATAGGTTTCTGGATTTATTACCCGGTCTTCCAACTCAGAAGAATTGAAATTTGATCTTGAGATAGGGAAGACAGAGAAAAGGCTAAGGAAGCAAAAGAGAATTATTACCTAAGGATTCATCACTAGGTATTCGGATAGTTGTGAAACTAGAGATTAGTAATTCAGACAGTGACACAGAAGAAACAACAGCTAATGCTAATCAAACTCTAAAGGAATTAGCAGCTTATGATCTTAATCATCAACCACTGTGTATTGAGTATCCAACTTTAGATGCTAATACAAATTTTGAGTAGAAGTCTGGGCTTAT
This window contains:
- the LOC140016151 gene encoding uncharacterized protein, translating into MVFDRIWHPCLPLKVSFFMLRLLLGRLPIPDRLRNIGFHLPSKCFCCPLASEESIEHLFSNGNIASTIWNYFGAACGFDLSGSSLRLRIVGWWLNSYDSEIRRFIGRVLPSVVCWHIWKARNKAMFDDVQMRLIAICHAIFSEIQSMVGIFFKKPLRVPSFYHLYDWPNSSEVRFTYKLVRWETKESGRLTLNTDGCSKGNPGVGGGGGVLRDSNGLPLIGFSAYFGETTCLHAEARALLIGLQISAHSGYLNLYVQSDSLILIGILQHRIHCPWHIRRVIRQIWQIMDDPDRFSHCYREANTVADVLSNEGVSHPQQQLKIYETFNTFPPMARGAIRLDKLGMPSIRKIRLV